From the Phycisphaerales bacterium AB-hyl4 genome, one window contains:
- a CDS encoding rhamnulokinase family protein gives MSKTGYVAFDLGAESGRAMLAVLDGEHISLTEAHRFANTPQRLPSGYHWNLLQLWADLMQGLTRAGELAREQNVTLVSLGVDTWGVDFGLIGKSGQLLGLPYAYRDERHPLAFQQAIDKLGEKTIYDATGIQFLPFNTLFQLIAQRDAEPATLEHATRLLNMPDLLHYFFSGQQVNEATIASTTQMVDPHTGKWSTDLLQRLDLPTHMLGRIVPAGSCIGKLRAELAEAANVEPIDVIVPGSHDTASAVAAVPVDVSATPNWAYLSSGTWSLMGAEVDEPIVTDASREAGFTNERGVGNKIRLLKNIAGLWLVQQVRADYARRGEEYDYPALTQQADAADPFRTLIDPGHAPFATPGDMCAKIDAFADATGQPRPETPGQYVRCCLESLAMTYRHTLAKLEDLLGQRMDVLHIVGGGGKNALLNQMTADAIDRRVVVGPYEGTAVGNALTQAIGHGDVRDLAHLRTIVRNASELLTVEPGNADSFNRQAHRFADLLGK, from the coding sequence ATGAGCAAGACAGGTTACGTAGCGTTCGACCTCGGTGCCGAGTCCGGCCGAGCGATGTTGGCGGTGCTCGACGGCGAGCACATCTCGCTGACCGAGGCACACCGCTTCGCCAACACGCCGCAACGTCTGCCCTCCGGCTATCACTGGAACCTGCTGCAACTCTGGGCGGACCTCATGCAGGGCCTCACACGCGCCGGCGAGCTGGCGCGTGAGCAGAACGTCACGCTCGTCAGCCTCGGGGTGGACACGTGGGGCGTCGACTTCGGCCTCATCGGAAAAAGCGGGCAACTGCTCGGCCTGCCTTATGCCTACCGCGACGAACGCCACCCGCTCGCCTTCCAGCAGGCCATCGACAAGCTCGGCGAAAAAACGATCTACGACGCCACCGGCATCCAGTTTCTCCCGTTCAACACGCTGTTTCAGCTCATCGCCCAGCGCGACGCCGAGCCTGCCACGCTCGAACACGCCACCCGGCTGCTGAACATGCCCGACCTGCTGCACTACTTTTTCAGCGGCCAGCAGGTCAACGAAGCGACCATCGCCTCGACGACACAGATGGTCGACCCGCACACCGGGAAATGGTCGACCGATCTGTTGCAGCGGCTCGACCTGCCGACGCACATGCTCGGCCGCATCGTGCCCGCCGGCTCATGTATCGGCAAGCTGCGCGCCGAGCTCGCCGAGGCTGCGAACGTCGAGCCGATCGACGTCATCGTGCCCGGCTCGCACGACACGGCCAGCGCCGTCGCGGCCGTGCCCGTCGACGTCAGCGCCACACCCAACTGGGCTTACCTCTCCAGCGGGACGTGGTCGCTCATGGGCGCGGAGGTCGATGAGCCGATTGTCACCGACGCCTCGCGCGAGGCCGGCTTCACCAACGAGCGTGGCGTTGGAAACAAGATCCGCCTGTTGAAAAACATCGCAGGCCTCTGGCTGGTGCAGCAGGTTCGCGCCGACTACGCCCGGCGCGGCGAGGAATACGACTACCCCGCCCTCACCCAGCAGGCCGACGCTGCCGACCCGTTCCGCACGCTCATTGACCCCGGGCACGCGCCGTTCGCCACACCGGGGGACATGTGCGCCAAGATCGACGCCTTCGCCGACGCCACCGGCCAGCCCAGGCCTGAAACGCCCGGCCAATACGTGCGCTGCTGCCTCGAAAGCCTTGCGATGACCTACCGCCACACGCTGGCGAAGCTCGAAGACCTGCTCGGCCAACGGATGGACGTGCTGCATATCGTCGGCGGCGGCGGCAAGAACGCGCTGCTCAACCAGATGACCGCCGACGCGATCGACCGCCGCGTCGTCGTCGGCCCCTATGAAGGCACGGCCGTCGGCAACGCGCTCACCCAGGCGATCGGCCACGGCGATGTCCGCGACCTCGCTCACTTGCGCACCATCGTCCGCAACGCGTCCGAATTGCTCACCGTCGAGCCCGGCAACGCAGACAGTTTCAACCGCCAGGCCCACCGCTTCGCCGATCTGCTCGGCAAGTGA
- a CDS encoding S1 RNA-binding domain-containing protein codes for MSESNPSQPEKNTPQLDDELQREIDAALGNQSMDDLLAEADNADAPSDAGDQPAAAAGDAAPSGGQPAEIHHEIRRGRIVAIRGEDVFVGLAGDAGKMQGIVPLVQFDRPPRIGSIMDFVVERTDEAQGLIYLSREGAISHATWEQLQRGAHVDGRVTATNKGGLELEMVGGIRAFMPASQIDLHHVDDLEAFVGQKLEASVQEIDRKSKKVLLSRRHLLQQRQEVEKKKTLATLEVGQTIEGKVSNIVDFGAFVDIGGVDGLIHVSDLSYTHVNKPSEVVQPGQAVTVKVLKIDAEKERISLGLKQVQPDPWEGIETRYQTGGQVEGKVVRTASFGAFVEVEPGIEALLPISEMSWKRIHNPEEVVKAGDNVRLAVLSVDPAKKRMSLSLKQATGDPWVGAERKFAANSLVEGKVLGTTDFGAFVELETGIEGLVHISELSDRRVGKVEDVLKVGDVKQFRVLDISEDDRKIRLSLKQVDKPEPEGASAAEIAKHSQKPAKKQSRKDLKGGMGSGGGMGMGLGDLKL; via the coding sequence ATGAGTGAATCGAATCCGTCTCAACCGGAAAAGAATACGCCGCAACTCGACGACGAATTGCAGCGCGAAATTGACGCCGCCCTGGGCAACCAGAGCATGGACGACCTGCTCGCCGAGGCGGACAACGCCGACGCGCCCAGCGACGCCGGCGATCAACCCGCCGCAGCAGCCGGCGACGCCGCCCCGTCTGGCGGTCAGCCTGCCGAGATTCACCACGAGATCCGACGCGGCCGCATCGTCGCCATTCGTGGCGAAGACGTGTTCGTCGGCCTCGCGGGCGACGCCGGCAAGATGCAGGGCATCGTCCCACTCGTCCAGTTCGATCGGCCGCCTCGCATCGGCTCGATCATGGACTTCGTCGTCGAACGCACCGACGAAGCGCAAGGCCTCATCTACCTCTCCCGCGAAGGCGCCATCAGCCACGCCACATGGGAACAGCTCCAGCGCGGCGCTCACGTTGACGGCCGCGTCACCGCCACCAACAAAGGCGGCCTCGAACTGGAAATGGTCGGCGGCATCCGCGCCTTCATGCCCGCCAGCCAGATCGACCTCCACCACGTCGACGACCTCGAAGCCTTCGTCGGCCAGAAGCTCGAAGCCAGCGTGCAGGAAATCGACCGCAAGTCGAAAAAAGTCCTGCTCAGCCGACGACACCTGCTCCAGCAGCGACAGGAAGTCGAGAAGAAAAAGACCCTCGCCACGCTCGAAGTCGGACAGACCATCGAAGGCAAGGTTTCCAACATCGTCGACTTCGGCGCGTTCGTCGACATCGGCGGCGTCGACGGCCTCATCCACGTCTCCGACCTCAGCTACACCCACGTCAACAAGCCCAGCGAAGTCGTTCAGCCGGGCCAGGCCGTGACGGTGAAAGTCCTCAAGATCGACGCGGAAAAAGAACGCATCAGCCTCGGCCTCAAGCAGGTGCAGCCCGACCCGTGGGAGGGCATCGAGACCCGCTACCAGACCGGCGGCCAGGTCGAAGGCAAGGTCGTCCGCACCGCCAGCTTCGGCGCGTTTGTCGAGGTCGAGCCGGGCATCGAAGCCCTGCTGCCGATATCGGAGATGAGCTGGAAGCGCATTCACAATCCCGAGGAAGTCGTCAAAGCCGGCGACAACGTCCGCCTCGCTGTGCTCAGCGTCGACCCGGCCAAGAAGCGCATGTCGCTCAGCCTCAAGCAAGCCACCGGCGACCCGTGGGTCGGCGCGGAGCGTAAATTCGCCGCCAACAGCCTCGTCGAAGGCAAGGTGCTCGGCACGACCGACTTCGGCGCATTCGTCGAGCTGGAAACCGGCATCGAAGGCCTCGTCCACATCTCCGAACTCAGCGACCGTCGCGTCGGCAAGGTCGAAGACGTGCTCAAGGTCGGCGACGTAAAACAATTCCGCGTGCTCGACATCAGCGAAGACGACCGCAAGATTCGCTTGTCGCTCAAGCAGGTCGACAAGCCCGAGCCGGAGGGCGCGAGCGCCGCCGAGATCGCCAAGCACAGCCAGAAGCCCGCAAAGAAGCAGTCGCGCAAAGACCTCAAGGGCGGCATGGGCTCCGGCGGCGGCATGGGCATGGGGTTGGGCGATTTGAAGCTGTGA
- the pgsA gene encoding CDP-diacylglycerol--glycerol-3-phosphate 3-phosphatidyltransferase has product MPTFADPHAGLPMQRHLPNQLTLFRLVLAALFFVILNQYRYASSTPDWILLIAMVVFIVAALTDYLDGYLARKWQVESTFGRIMDPFCDKVLVIGAFIYLAGPRFVMPDAVDDRAIFVMVSGVYPWMVAIILARELLVTGVRGELEGKGIQFGANMSGKLKMVLQSVTVPVVLLIVFFDPKLAGHGWMGWVRDILVYLTVIVTLVSGIPYFVQAVRVMTRSSNSN; this is encoded by the coding sequence ATGCCAACGTTCGCTGATCCGCACGCAGGACTGCCGATGCAACGCCACTTGCCCAACCAACTCACGCTGTTCCGCCTCGTGCTCGCGGCGCTGTTCTTCGTCATCCTCAATCAGTATCGCTATGCCAGTTCCACGCCGGACTGGATTCTGCTGATTGCGATGGTCGTGTTCATCGTCGCGGCACTGACCGATTACCTCGACGGCTACCTCGCGCGTAAATGGCAGGTCGAGTCGACGTTCGGCCGAATCATGGACCCGTTCTGCGACAAGGTGCTCGTCATCGGCGCGTTCATCTACCTCGCGGGCCCGCGATTCGTCATGCCCGACGCCGTGGACGATCGCGCGATCTTCGTCATGGTCAGCGGGGTCTACCCGTGGATGGTGGCGATCATTCTCGCACGCGAGTTGCTCGTCACCGGTGTGCGCGGCGAGCTCGAGGGCAAGGGCATCCAGTTCGGGGCGAACATGTCCGGCAAGCTGAAGATGGTGTTGCAATCCGTCACCGTGCCGGTCGTGCTGCTGATTGTCTTTTTCGATCCCAAGTTGGCGGGCCACGGCTGGATGGGCTGGGTGCGCGACATCCTCGTTTACCTGACGGTGATCGTCACGCTGGTCAGCGGCATCCCCTATTTCGTGCAGGCCGTGCGCGTGATGACCAGGTCATCCAATTCCAATTAG
- the groL gene encoding chaperonin GroEL (60 kDa chaperone family; promotes refolding of misfolded polypeptides especially under stressful conditions; forms two stacked rings of heptamers to form a barrel-shaped 14mer; ends can be capped by GroES; misfolded proteins enter the barrel where they are refolded when GroES binds) — protein MAVKQLAFETEARTRLMQGVEKLASAVKSTLGPRGRSAVLDKSWGGPTVTKDGVTVAEEIELADKYENMGAQLVKEAASQTSDKAGDGTTTSTVLAEALFREGLKQITAGVDANALVRGMKKGVEALVENISKQAKPIDAKKDIANVAAISANNDLAIGKIMADAFERVGKDGVITVEEGKGLDTYVDVVEGMQFDRGYLSPNFITDQDEMTVDLERCLVLVYEDKISSIQKLVPLLEKVQEAKKPLLIIAEDVEGEALATLVVNKLRGVLNVCAVKAPGYGDRRKAMLQDIAILTGADPIMKDLGVELDKVELAQLGLAKKVTVDSENTTIVEGAGESKAIQARIEQIRREIEDTTSDYDREKLQERLAKLAGGVAQINVGAGSEAELKEKKARVEDALHATRAALEEGIVPGGGVSFLRAQSALDKVKTTGDAEKAGVEAVRRAVEVPLHTIADNAGEHGSVVVAKVKVAKGSNGFDALKLEYADLVERGIITPAKVDRTALQNAVSVATLLLTCDCIITESPDNEEEAGGGGGDPMGGMGGMGGGMPGMGGMGGMGGMGMPGMM, from the coding sequence ATGGCGGTGAAACAACTGGCATTTGAAACCGAGGCTCGCACACGCTTGATGCAAGGCGTCGAAAAGCTCGCTTCCGCAGTCAAGAGCACGCTCGGCCCCCGTGGTCGCAGTGCCGTACTCGACAAGAGCTGGGGCGGGCCGACCGTCACCAAGGACGGCGTGACCGTCGCGGAGGAGATCGAGCTGGCAGACAAGTACGAGAACATGGGCGCCCAGCTCGTCAAGGAAGCTGCCAGCCAGACTTCCGACAAAGCCGGCGACGGCACGACCACCTCGACCGTGCTCGCCGAGGCCCTGTTCCGCGAAGGCCTGAAGCAGATCACCGCTGGCGTCGACGCCAACGCGCTGGTCCGCGGCATGAAAAAGGGTGTTGAAGCCCTCGTGGAAAACATCAGCAAGCAGGCCAAGCCCATCGATGCCAAGAAGGACATCGCCAACGTCGCCGCCATCAGTGCGAACAACGACCTGGCGATCGGCAAGATCATGGCTGACGCCTTCGAACGCGTGGGCAAGGACGGCGTCATCACCGTCGAAGAGGGCAAGGGCCTGGACACCTACGTCGACGTTGTCGAGGGCATGCAGTTCGATCGCGGCTACCTCTCGCCGAACTTCATCACTGACCAGGACGAGATGACCGTCGATCTGGAACGCTGCCTCGTGCTGGTCTACGAAGACAAGATCAGCTCGATCCAGAAGCTCGTCCCGCTGCTGGAGAAGGTGCAGGAAGCGAAGAAGCCGTTGCTGATTATCGCTGAGGACGTTGAGGGCGAAGCGCTCGCGACCCTGGTGGTCAACAAGCTGCGCGGCGTGCTCAACGTCTGTGCGGTCAAGGCCCCGGGCTACGGCGACCGCCGCAAGGCCATGCTTCAGGACATCGCCATCCTCACCGGCGCGGACCCGATCATGAAGGACCTCGGCGTCGAACTGGACAAGGTCGAACTCGCCCAGCTCGGCCTGGCGAAGAAGGTCACCGTCGACAGCGAGAACACGACGATCGTTGAAGGCGCGGGCGAGAGCAAGGCGATTCAGGCTCGCATCGAGCAGATCCGCCGTGAGATTGAAGACACCACCAGCGACTACGACCGCGAGAAGTTGCAGGAACGGCTGGCGAAGCTGGCCGGCGGCGTGGCGCAGATCAACGTCGGCGCGGGAAGCGAAGCCGAGTTGAAGGAGAAGAAGGCCCGCGTGGAAGACGCGCTGCACGCAACGCGAGCCGCGCTGGAAGAGGGCATCGTACCCGGCGGCGGCGTGAGCTTCCTCCGTGCCCAGTCGGCACTGGACAAGGTCAAGACCACCGGCGACGCGGAGAAGGCTGGCGTGGAAGCGGTACGGCGTGCGGTGGAAGTGCCGTTGCACACCATCGCTGACAACGCTGGCGAACACGGCAGCGTCGTCGTCGCCAAGGTGAAGGTCGCCAAGGGCAGCAATGGTTTCGACGCGCTCAAGCTCGAATACGCCGACCTCGTCGAGCGTGGCATCATCACGCCTGCGAAGGTCGACCGCACCGCGTTGCAGAACGCCGTGAGCGTTGCGACGCTGCTGCTGACCTGTGACTGCATCATCACCGAGTCGCCTGACAACGAAGAAGAAGCCGGCGGCGGTGGCGGCGACCCGATGGGTGGTATGGGCGGCATGGGCGGCGGCATGCCCGGCATGGGTGGCATGGGCGGAATGGGCGGCATGGGCATGCCCGGCATGATGTAA
- a CDS encoding STAS domain-containing protein: protein MLCDGIELDQSGAVVTVTIRLPEVTHTQMQELIAECEERVRCHHGNYFVFDLAEVTFLASSCLGSMVSFLQDLEHVRGRIALANCQDNVAFVFKVTRLDTVFPIFEDVKEATASF, encoded by the coding sequence ATGCTGTGTGACGGAATTGAACTCGACCAGTCCGGTGCCGTGGTGACGGTGACGATTCGCCTCCCGGAGGTGACGCATACGCAGATGCAGGAGCTGATCGCTGAATGCGAGGAGCGAGTGCGCTGCCACCACGGAAACTATTTCGTCTTCGATCTTGCGGAAGTGACATTCCTGGCGTCATCCTGCCTTGGCTCGATGGTTTCGTTCCTTCAGGACCTGGAACACGTTCGCGGCCGAATCGCCCTGGCGAACTGTCAGGACAACGTCGCCTTCGTTTTCAAGGTCACCCGCCTCGATACGGTGTTTCCGATTTTCGAGGATGTTAAAGAGGCGACCGCGAGTTTCTAG
- a CDS encoding NAD(P)/FAD-dependent oxidoreductase has product MTTHHDQYDIAIVGVGAAGMMAAIFAGRSSPKGTRIVALDGATKLGAKILVAGGGRCNVTHDVVYPRDYFGASAKQVQRILKTFTVKQTVAFFEQLNVRLKREDTGKLFPTTDQARTVLDALLKAMADAKVELRTGWRVTAIDRAPQSPGFIIRSDEQALHARRVILATGGKSLPKTGSDGFGYELVKRLGHTVTPTWPALVPLMLPKGYWLTELSGIAADVTLTLAAASGKAMHKQAGAMLVTHFGISGPAAMDISRHWVAAHNADANVQLTANLTGDLEFVDVEAIVQEEAQRRPKATVTSVPRCWLPERFAQAVVRHGAGIDPGTPLGHLKREDRRRLVHALTALPLPVQRDRGYLFAEVTAGGVPLDEVDLKTMASKRCDGLHLCGEILNVDGRIGGYNFQWAWCTGRLAGEAAALRG; this is encoded by the coding sequence GTGACCACACACCACGACCAATACGACATCGCCATCGTCGGCGTCGGCGCGGCAGGGATGATGGCGGCGATCTTCGCCGGCCGATCATCACCGAAAGGCACGCGCATCGTCGCGCTCGACGGCGCAACAAAGCTCGGCGCGAAAATCCTCGTCGCTGGCGGCGGCCGATGCAACGTTACCCATGACGTCGTCTACCCGCGCGACTACTTCGGCGCGTCGGCGAAGCAGGTGCAGCGCATTCTCAAGACGTTCACCGTCAAGCAGACGGTCGCCTTCTTCGAGCAGCTCAACGTCCGGCTCAAACGCGAAGACACCGGCAAGCTCTTCCCCACCACCGACCAGGCCCGCACCGTGCTCGACGCACTGCTCAAAGCCATGGCCGACGCGAAGGTCGAGCTGCGGACCGGTTGGCGTGTCACCGCCATCGACCGTGCTCCGCAATCGCCCGGCTTCATCATCCGCTCCGACGAGCAAGCCTTGCACGCCAGGCGCGTCATCCTCGCCACCGGCGGCAAGAGTCTGCCCAAGACCGGCAGCGACGGGTTCGGCTATGAACTGGTCAAACGGCTGGGCCACACGGTCACACCCACCTGGCCGGCGCTCGTGCCACTCATGCTGCCCAAGGGCTACTGGCTGACCGAGTTGTCCGGCATTGCCGCGGACGTCACGCTCACACTCGCCGCGGCCAGCGGCAAGGCCATGCACAAGCAGGCGGGCGCGATGCTCGTCACCCACTTCGGCATCTCCGGCCCGGCGGCGATGGACATCAGCCGACACTGGGTCGCAGCGCACAACGCGGACGCGAACGTGCAACTCACCGCCAACCTCACCGGCGACCTTGAGTTCGTCGACGTCGAAGCCATCGTGCAGGAAGAAGCACAACGCCGACCGAAGGCGACCGTGACCAGCGTGCCGCGCTGCTGGCTGCCCGAGCGGTTTGCGCAAGCGGTCGTGCGACACGGTGCGGGCATCGACCCCGGCACGCCGCTCGGCCACCTCAAGCGCGAAGACCGCCGACGCCTGGTGCACGCGCTGACCGCCCTGCCGCTGCCGGTGCAGCGCGACCGCGGCTACCTGTTCGCCGAGGTCACCGCCGGCGGCGTGCCGCTGGACGAAGTCGACCTCAAAACCATGGCGAGCAAACGCTGCGACGGGCTGCACCTCTGCGGCGAGATCCTCAACGTCGACGGCCGCATCGGCGGCTACAACTTCCAATGGGCCTGGTGCACCGGCCGACTCGCCGGCGAAGCGGCGGCGCTTCGCGGCTAA
- the groES gene encoding co-chaperone GroES, which produces MATATKTKTNLKPLDDRVVVKPQEAEDRTAGGIYLPESAKEKPMTGTVVAVGPGKLSDEGKRTPVSVKKGDVVLYGKYGGTEIELDGETVMVLRESELLGVVEK; this is translated from the coding sequence ATGGCAACCGCAACCAAGACCAAGACGAACCTCAAGCCCCTCGACGATCGCGTCGTGGTCAAGCCTCAGGAAGCCGAAGACCGCACCGCAGGCGGAATCTACCTGCCCGAGTCTGCCAAGGAAAAGCCGATGACCGGCACGGTCGTCGCCGTCGGCCCCGGCAAGCTCAGCGACGAAGGCAAGCGCACGCCCGTCTCCGTCAAGAAGGGCGACGTCGTCCTCTACGGTAAGTACGGCGGCACGGAAATCGAACTCGACGGCGAAACCGTCATGGTCCTCCGCGAGAGCGAACTGCTCGGCGTGGTGGAGAAGTGA